One part of the Streptomyces lydicus genome encodes these proteins:
- a CDS encoding ABC transporter ATP-binding protein, with protein sequence MIELAGLTKHYGDKVAVDHLTFTVRPGIVTGFLGPNGAGKSTTMRMMLDLDSPTSGTVRIDGKHYRQLQDPLTSIGALLEAKSVHGGRSAANHLLCLAQSNGLPRGRVGEVLEMVGLSSVAKKRAKGFSLGMSQRLGIAAALLGDPQVLLFDEPVNGLDPEGIHWIRNLMKNLAAQGRTVFVSSHLMSEMALTADHLVVIGQGRLMADTSMKDFIHQNSRSYVRMRSPEQEKLRDALQGEGIRAVAVGDGSLEIDGVPVERLGELAAAHHLVLHELSPQHASLEEAFMRLTAGSVEYHAHDGDPVPAQAGLPPESPPPGEPQPAGWGADWQKKRS encoded by the coding sequence ATGATCGAGCTTGCGGGGCTGACCAAGCACTACGGCGACAAGGTCGCCGTGGACCACCTCACCTTCACGGTGCGGCCGGGCATCGTCACCGGCTTCCTCGGCCCCAACGGTGCGGGCAAGTCGACGACCATGCGGATGATGCTCGACCTGGACAGCCCGACGTCGGGGACGGTCCGGATCGACGGCAAGCACTACCGGCAGCTCCAGGACCCGCTGACGTCCATCGGCGCGCTGCTGGAGGCGAAGTCGGTGCACGGCGGCCGCAGCGCCGCCAACCACCTGCTGTGCCTGGCGCAGAGCAACGGCCTCCCGCGCGGCCGGGTCGGCGAGGTGCTCGAAATGGTCGGGCTGAGCTCGGTGGCGAAGAAGCGGGCGAAGGGCTTCTCGCTCGGCATGAGCCAGCGGCTCGGCATCGCGGCCGCACTGCTCGGCGACCCGCAGGTGCTGCTCTTTGACGAGCCGGTCAACGGACTCGACCCCGAGGGCATCCACTGGATCCGCAATCTGATGAAGAACCTCGCGGCCCAGGGCCGTACGGTCTTCGTCTCCTCGCACCTGATGAGCGAAATGGCCCTCACCGCCGACCACCTGGTCGTGATCGGGCAGGGCCGGCTGATGGCGGACACGTCCATGAAGGACTTCATCCACCAGAACTCCCGGTCCTACGTCCGGATGCGTTCCCCGGAGCAGGAGAAGCTGCGCGACGCGCTGCAGGGCGAGGGGATCCGCGCGGTGGCGGTCGGCGACGGCTCGCTGGAGATCGACGGGGTGCCCGTCGAGCGGCTCGGTGAACTGGCCGCCGCCCACCACCTCGTCCTCCACGAGCTGAGCCCGCAGCACGCCTCGCTGGAGGAGGCGTTCATGCGGCTGACGGCCGGTTCGGTGGAGTACCACGCGCACGACGGCGACCCGGTACCGGCACAGGCCGGCCTCCCGCCGGAGTCGCCCCCTCCAGGGGAACCGCAGCCGGCCGGCTGGGGCGCGGACTGGCAGAAGAAGAGGAGCTGA
- a CDS encoding ABC transporter permease, whose protein sequence is MAAVGQVLRSEWTKIRSVRSTVWTLGIAIVVTVALGVLICTLASHDFTSMPARDRLSFDATNVSFAGMGLGQLAMIVFGVLVVSNEYSTGMIRASLAAVPQRGTFLFCKLAVATALVFVVGLVTSFVAFFAGQAALGDLRVHLGDPGVLRAVIGGGLYMTLIALFSMAVATMLRSPMLSLGILMPFFFLISNILGNVSATRKIGRYLPDQAGSKIMQVVPRVNDDVPYGPWGGLGIMIAWTVAALVGGYVVLKKRDA, encoded by the coding sequence ATGGCAGCGGTCGGACAGGTCCTCCGGTCGGAGTGGACCAAGATCAGGTCGGTGCGGTCGACGGTGTGGACGCTGGGCATCGCGATCGTCGTCACCGTCGCGCTGGGCGTGCTGATCTGCACGCTGGCCAGCCACGACTTCACCTCGATGCCGGCCCGGGACCGGCTGTCCTTCGACGCCACCAACGTGAGCTTCGCCGGGATGGGCCTGGGGCAGCTCGCGATGATCGTCTTCGGTGTGCTGGTGGTCTCCAACGAGTACAGCACCGGCATGATCCGGGCCTCGCTCGCGGCCGTACCGCAGCGCGGCACCTTCCTCTTCTGCAAGCTGGCGGTGGCCACCGCACTGGTCTTCGTGGTGGGCCTGGTGACCAGCTTCGTGGCGTTCTTCGCCGGCCAGGCGGCGCTCGGCGACCTGCGGGTGCACCTCGGCGACCCGGGCGTACTGCGCGCGGTCATCGGCGGCGGCCTCTACATGACGCTGATCGCGCTGTTCTCGATGGCGGTCGCCACGATGCTGCGCAGCCCGATGCTGTCCCTGGGCATCCTGATGCCGTTCTTCTTCCTGATCTCCAACATCCTCGGGAACGTCTCGGCCACCCGGAAGATCGGCCGCTACCTGCCCGACCAGGCGGGCTCGAAGATCATGCAGGTGGTCCCCCGGGTCAACGACGACGTCCCGTACGGCCCTTGGGGCGGACTGGGCATCATGATCGCCTGGACGGTGGCGGCCCTGGTCGGCGGCTATGTGGTGCTGAAGAAGAGGGACGCGTGA